Genomic segment of Gloeocapsa sp. PCC 7428:
CTCTATCCACTGAGCTACATGCCCTTGTCTCTCTAAAAGCATAGCATTTCTCACGCCTTGAAGTGCGATCAAATTAATTGTGTTGGGAAGCGATCGCCCTTTGGCAATTTATTGTGAGTTTGCTGGTATAGATGGGCATCTTAAAAATAACGGTGCTACGTGGTTATCACGTATTGCTAGCAACACCAATTTACTGAATTGGAGATAAGAAGATGCCAATAGGATTACCAGAATTTGTGGATAATCCCGAACCGCGCTGTCCAGTAATCTTATTATGTGATACATCAGGCTCAATGGCAGGTCAACCGATTACTGCTTTAAATGCAGGAATTGCTGCTTTTCGAGACGACGTTTTTAGAGATGATACAGCATCTTTACGAGTCGAAGTAGCCTTTGTTACCTTTGGTCCTGCACGCTTAGTCCGAGATTTTGTAACAATCGATAACTTTATGCCGCCATTATTGCAAGCAGATGGCGTGACTCCTATGGGAGAAGCGATTGAATTCGCCTTAGATTTATTAGAACAACGTAAAGAAACATACAAAACTAACGGTATTCAATATTATCGCCCTTGGCTGTTGTTAATCACCGATGGCGCACCTACTGATAATTGGTTTCAGGCTGCGCAACGTGTAAGACAAGGCGAGATGCAGCGGCGGCTGTCCTTTTTTGCGATCGGTGTTGAAGGTGCAGACATGAATACACTACGACAAATTGCACCACCAGAACGCCCACCAGTAAAACTTAATGGCTTAGATTTTCAATCGATGTTCTTATGGCTTTCTACTTCGATGAAGCGCGTTTCGTGTAGCCAAGTCGGAGGATCAATGGTTTCGCTACCACCAGTTGGCTGGGGACAAATTACAACATAAGGCACGATGAATCATGAGTTGGAAAGCAATATCTCGTTCGGCAATTGGAACGAGTCATCGCAAGCAACATTTGCCGTGTCAAGATTACGGTAGCTATCAAGTGTTCAATAAAGTTATCGTTGGTGCGGTAGCTGATGGGGGGGGTAGTGCTAAATATGCAGATATTGGTGCGAAATTAGCCGTTGATACAGTCATAGAACATTTTACTGAATTTGAAGCCTATTTGCGCAAGCGAAAACACTTTTGGCAAAGAAATATTCCGCCAATAACTGAGAGATACGCTACCAAGATTTTCACTAAAGCGGTGAAAAAGGTTGCGGCGGTGTTGAAAGAACAAGCCATCACTAAAGGCTACTCCGTCAATGATTTGGCGTGTACTTTACTTGTCGTCATCGCTACCCCGACTTGGATTGCAGCAATGCAGATCGGTGATGGATTTATTGCAGTACGTTTCCCCGATCAACTGCAAATACTCTTTCCACCACATAAAGGCGAGTACATCAACGAAACAACATTTGTCACTTCAGCAAATGCTTTAAAAGCAATGCAGGTATGCGTCTACGAAGGAAAGCAGAAGTTTATTTGCGCTGCTACCGATGGGTTGGAACGTGTGGCAATTCGCATGAGTGATGGAACGCCGTTTGATCCGTTTTTTCAACCTTTAGAAGAGTATTTGCAAGAAACCCAAAATCCTGAAGCCGAAGACGAATACTTAAAAGATTTTCTCAGTTCAGATCGACTCAACGCCCGCACTGACGACGATAAAACTTTGCTGTTGTGTTTATATGACAATAACTCGTGCTAGTAATCATCAACCTGTTGCTTTAGGCAAACAAATTGCCAGCAGCGGTGAAGGAGAAGTTTGGGAAACAAATCTCAATGGTTATCTTGCTAAGATTTACCACAATCCTACACCAGAGCGGATCAAAAAGCTGGAAGTTATGATCGCAAATCCTCCAGACGATCCAATGCTTCAGTACAATCATACCGCGATCGCCTGGGCTAAAGATTTACTCGTAGACCAAAATGGTGCTACTGTCGGCTTTTTAATGCCTGCGATTCAGAATAGCAAAGAACTTCCTAGCGTTTATCTTCCTAAGTTACGCAAGCGCAGGGCACCTGGTTTCAATTGGTATTATCTACACATTGCCGCACTGAATACAGCTTGGATTATTCAAGCAATTCACGCTAAAGGTTATGTTTTAGGAGATATCAAACCACAGAATATACTAGTCAGCGATCGCGGTTTAGTTGCTGTTATCGATACTGATTCATTTCAGGTACGCGACGTGCGATCGGGCAAAGTTTATCGCTGTACCGTTGGTTCTGAAGGTTTTACACCTGTTGAACTTTTAGGGCAAGATTTTTCAACTACCGATCAAACTGAAGTTCACGATCATTTTCGCCTAGCAGTCTTAATTCATTATCTCCTATTTGGTTATCATCCCTTTTCCGGTGAGTGGCAAGGAGTTGGCGATCCACCAGAACAAAACGAACTCATTCGGCGCGGATTCTGGGCTTACAGTCAAAATAGTCTCATTCGCCCTAGTCGCAATACAATTCCCCTTGATGTTGTTCATCCAGAAATCAAACGCTGTTTTCTACAATGCTTTAACGATGGGCACACCGCACCGCACTTACGCCCCACTGCTGAAGATTGGCACAATGCGCTTATAGTTGCAGTTAATGATTTAGTCGCCTGCAACACACTCGACACTCATCACTACAGTCGCAGTTATGGAAAGTGCTACTGGTGTGAGAGAAAAGCAACGCTTGGCGTCGATATATTCCCTGGTAATTCTGGTACGGCTTCAGTACCTACGGTTTTAGGAATTTCTCGTGTATCTACAGCTAGTCAGAACACTACAACATTGCCATCAACATCAATACAAACTGCTGTAACTTCAACATCATCAATTTCACAGTATCTCAGTAGCTCTTTACCTGCAACTACTTTACCTCAACAGCTAGCTCAAAATACAAAAGCTAGTTTACCAGAATGGCAAAAAGCAGTTCTTACTGGCAGCGTAATAGGAGTCTTTCTTTTTGTTGGTTTGCTTTTAACAAGACAGCAACCACAATATATTCAAGCATCACCACCACAATCAGTAGCACAACAAGATCTTTCGCTACCGCCAGAAACTTCATCTCCGGTTGAATCTAGCATTAGATCAATCGAGCAAGCACCATCAAGTTCAAGTCTAGTATCAGTTGAACAAGAAGTTTCTAATCAAAATCAAGTTTCTTATTCTCCACCACCATCATCAATTTCCCAACAAGAAGCAGTAGCACTAATTAATAGATGGCAAGAATACAAACGTCGATTATTTGCACCTCCTTACGAGCGATATTTGGGTGGTGAAATACTTACAGGGA
This window contains:
- a CDS encoding VWA domain-containing protein, whose amino-acid sequence is MPIGLPEFVDNPEPRCPVILLCDTSGSMAGQPITALNAGIAAFRDDVFRDDTASLRVEVAFVTFGPARLVRDFVTIDNFMPPLLQADGVTPMGEAIEFALDLLEQRKETYKTNGIQYYRPWLLLITDGAPTDNWFQAAQRVRQGEMQRRLSFFAIGVEGADMNTLRQIAPPERPPVKLNGLDFQSMFLWLSTSMKRVSCSQVGGSMVSLPPVGWGQITT
- a CDS encoding PP2C family serine/threonine-protein phosphatase, which codes for MSWKAISRSAIGTSHRKQHLPCQDYGSYQVFNKVIVGAVADGGGSAKYADIGAKLAVDTVIEHFTEFEAYLRKRKHFWQRNIPPITERYATKIFTKAVKKVAAVLKEQAITKGYSVNDLACTLLVVIATPTWIAAMQIGDGFIAVRFPDQLQILFPPHKGEYINETTFVTSANALKAMQVCVYEGKQKFICAATDGLERVAIRMSDGTPFDPFFQPLEEYLQETQNPEAEDEYLKDFLSSDRLNARTDDDKTLLLCLYDNNSC
- a CDS encoding IMS domain-containing protein, with the translated sequence MTITRASNHQPVALGKQIASSGEGEVWETNLNGYLAKIYHNPTPERIKKLEVMIANPPDDPMLQYNHTAIAWAKDLLVDQNGATVGFLMPAIQNSKELPSVYLPKLRKRRAPGFNWYYLHIAALNTAWIIQAIHAKGYVLGDIKPQNILVSDRGLVAVIDTDSFQVRDVRSGKVYRCTVGSEGFTPVELLGQDFSTTDQTEVHDHFRLAVLIHYLLFGYHPFSGEWQGVGDPPEQNELIRRGFWAYSQNSLIRPSRNTIPLDVVHPEIKRCFLQCFNDGHTAPHLRPTAEDWHNALIVAVNDLVACNTLDTHHYSRSYGKCYWCERKATLGVDIFPGNSGTASVPTVLGISRVSTASQNTTTLPSTSIQTAVTSTSSISQYLSSSLPATTLPQQLAQNTKASLPEWQKAVLTGSVIGVFLFVGLLLTRQQPQYIQASPPQSVAQQDLSLPPETSSPVESSIRSIEQAPSSSSLVSVEQEVSNQNQVSYSPPPSSISQQEAVALINRWQEYKRRLFAPPYERYLGGEILTGKAYHDNISRADGKESSSEWLENDGSYYTYGIQSIDSIENFAASGNQATIDLIVTEQRTLYGSSGRIDRNGSAFDTRLVRYNLQLINGQWKIADYHTVKTISKR